One Salvelinus fontinalis isolate EN_2023a chromosome 27, ASM2944872v1, whole genome shotgun sequence genomic region harbors:
- the LOC129825407 gene encoding 4-galactosyl-N-acetylglucosaminide 3-alpha-L-fucosyltransferase 9-like yields the protein MLSSIFLTGPLRIILMGILGLGGFLTLFVMYYQSAPSQICRPQPALPRHYSKPPENSSLSKKQPEPDKPIMLLWFWPENRRFDFSDCTTLFNIDSCQLTDDQSLYNKADGVLIFHKSIKHDLSNLPPSPRPPFQKWIWYHVESPTNTIRIPGLENLFNLTLSYREDADIPVRWRLTARKGQGEDFVLPKKDKLVCWIVSNNNPATGTAVRDNYYRELVKHIKVDLFGKAFARFLRYEDYYSTLSSCKFYLSFENSVHRDYITEKLNGPLAAGTVPVVLGPPRQNYEDFVPGDSFIHVNDFPNAKALAEFLLKLDKDEEAYLRYFQWHKHFSAQRHLVQLSQEFIQAICYACDHVGKHKEYRVVHDIYKWHFG from the coding sequence ATGCTGTCTAGTATATTCCTTACTGGACCTTTGCGTATCATCTTGATGGGGATCCTTGGTCTAGGAGGATTTCTGACGCTGTTTGTAATGTACTATCAATCAGCTCCATCTCAGATCTGCCGACCCCAACCTGCTTTGCCACGTCATTACTCAAAGCCACCTGAGAACAGTTCCTTGTCTAAGAAGCAGCCAGAACCAGACAAGCCCATCATGCTGTTGTGGTTCTGGCCTGAAAACCGCAGGTTTGATTTTAGCGATTGCACCACTTTGTTCAACATTGATAGCTGCCAACTGACAGATGACCAGTCTCTGTACAACAAGGCAGACGGGGTGCTCATCTTTCACAAATccatcaaacacgatttatccAACTTGCCTCCATCACCTCGACCACCATTCCAGAAGTGGATCTGGTACCATGTGGAATCACCTACAAACACAATTAGGATACCTGGTCTAGAGAACCTTTTCAACTTGACCTTGAGTTATAGGGAAGACGCAGACATCCCTGTACGTTGGCGCTTAACTGCAAGGAAAGGCCAGGGTGAGGACTTTGTACTGCCCAAGAAGGATAAATTAGTTTGCTGGATTGTGAGTAACAATAACCCTGCAACTGGAACAGCAGTAAGGGATAACTATTACAGAGAACTTGTCAAACATATTAAGGTGGATCTCTTTGGAAAGGCCTTTGCAAGATTCTTGAGATATGAGGACTACTACTCAACACTCTCCAGCTGTAAGTTCTACCTCTCCTTTGAGAACTCAGTCCACAGAGACTACATCACTGAGAAGCTTAACGGACCACTTGCAGCAGGAACTGTGCCAGTAGTATTGGGCCCACCGAGACAGAACTATGAGGACTTTGTCCCGGGAGATTCCTTCATCCATGTTAATGACTTTCCCAATGCAAAAGCCCTGGCTGAATTCCTCCTGAAGTTGGACAAGGATGAGGAGGCATATCTTCGCTACTTTCAGTGGCATAAACACTTTTCAGCTCAGCGACATCTGGTTCAACTGAGTCAAGAGTTCATCCAAGCTATTTGTTATGCCTGTGACCATGTAGGCAAACATAAGGAGTACAGGGTTGTTCACGATATTTACAAATGGCATTTTGGTTAA
- the LOC129825408 gene encoding cytospin-A-like isoform X1, with the protein MGNVGGKDGHGPTGSLHERSHLDLFQTPPSSLSDSDLAPAVAQLLQQGTPSSGATRGIVCQGGASPISKWRHTLSVPPECAVISVESSVSPQGTGIEMEGGRQTVRCSNSHTSSPVSPGQKPQFEGSPLEHSWQERDSGMEPHARPERAGEEMALALFSLLEHHRSALELSPGLDAPAGAAELLRLLLVEREELVEEVRNLKDTLRTERAEWLQFQCDLQVAVSVADRLRVEAEETLGTLRESHGNVAGQLDEAQCRQRDTDRELESLRAEHREACHRLSALTMEHQQTRAELDTRRHTLRESERDSLREREKDSHREIEGRDMEERPEGEDTSEDISTMEALDGKKREDSEREVEGEKRVKSEGEDVNMGEQFPKELVRGGENLLKVKGVAAAYLRNLAAGEKGCGLRDSPRIVERSRSLSRLPLPTDSLPAQKGSSQTTTSTTLPLCKKEEPAKGKRMDRILQRQDSWSSFYTKKQEEDQNADPLFRPQDGFSMLLRRHGGSRRNSLLRWCQSRTQGYKNIEITNFSSSWEDGLAFCAVYHTYLPTHIPYSSLSTGDKSENLDLAFQTGESVGIPATLTVEEMLRPGGPDWQRVLGYVENMFRHFEM; encoded by the exons ATGGGTAACGTCGGTGGAAAGGACGGCCATGGCCCTACAGGTTCCCTACATGaac GGTCTCATTTAGATCTGTTCCAaactcctccctcttccctctctgatTCTGACCTGGCTCCAGCCGTGGCTCAGCTGCTGCAGCAGGGGACACCGTCCTCCGGGGCCACCCGGGGCATCGTCTGCCAGGGTGGAGCCTCCCCCATTTCCAAATGGAGACACACACTGTCCGTCCCCCCAGAATGTGCCGTGATTAGTGTGGAAAGCAGTGTGTCTCCGCAGGGGACTGGGATTGAGATGGAAGGTGGAAGGCAGACAGTGCGGTGCTCTAACAGCCACACCAGCAGCCCTGTGTCTCCAGGCCAGAAGCCTCAGTTTGAGGGTAGCCCTTTGGAGCATAGCTGGCAGGAGCGGGACAGTGGGATGGAGCCCCATGCAAGGCCAGAGCGAGCTGGGGAGGAGATGGCCCTGGCACTGTTTAGCCTTTTGGAACATCACAGGTCTGCACTGGAGCTCAGTCCGGGCCTGGACGCACCAGCAGGAGCAGCCG agCTGCTGAGGCTGTtgctggtggagagagaggagctggtcGAGGAGGTGCGCAATTTGAAGGACACACTGAGG acTGAGCGAGCTGAGTGGCTCCAGTTCCAGTGTGATCTACAGGTGGCAGTGTCTGTGGCTGACCGGCTGCGCGTGGAAGCGGAAGAGACTCTAGGCACGCTCAGAGAGAGTCATGGGAATGTGGCGGGCCAGCTGGACGAGGCCCAGTGCAGACAGCGGGACACGGACAGGGAGCTGGAGAGCCTGAGAGCTGAACACAGAGAGGCCTGTCACAGATTGTCTGCTCTCACCATGGAGCACCAACAGACTAGGGCTGAGCtggacacacggagacacacgctcagggagagcgagagggactcactgagggaaagagagaaggactcacacagagagatagagggaagagacatggaggagaggccGGAGGGAGAAGACACTAGTGAAGACATAAGCACGATGGAGGCACTGGATGGGAAGAAAAGAGAGGATTCAGAAAGAGAAGTGGAAGGAGAGAAAAGGGtgaagagtgagggagaggatgtTAACATGGGAGAGCAGTTTCCAAAGGAGCTTGTTAGAGGAGGGGAGAACTTGCTCAAAGTGAAGGGGGTGGCGGCGGCATACCTACGGAATTTGGCAGCTGGGGAGAAGGGGTGTGGCTTGAGAGATTCGCCGAGGATTGTGGAGCGTTCCAG GAGCCTCTCTCGACTTCCCCTGCCCACTGACTCTCTCCCTGCACAGAAAGGTAGCTCCCAGACCACTACCAGTACAACACTGCCTCTCTGCAAG AAAGAAGAGCCAGCCAAAGGGAAAAGGATGGACCGCATACTGCAACGACAGGACAGCTGGTCCAGCTTCTATACAA AAAAACAGGAGGAGGACCAGAACGCAGACCCATTGTTCAG ACCTCAGGATGGTTTCAGCATGCTGCTGCGACGTCATGGAGGCTCCAGGCGGAACTCACTCCTGCGTTGGTGTCAAAGCCGCACCCAGGGCTATAAG aatATTGAGATCACCAACTTCAGTAGCAGTTGGGAGGATGGTCTGGCTTTCTGTGCTGTGTACCACACCTATCTGCCCACACACATCCCCTACAGTAGTCTCAGCACAGGAGACAAG AGCGAGAAC
- the LOC129825408 gene encoding cytospin-A-like isoform X2, whose translation MGNVGGKDGHGPTGSHLDLFQTPPSSLSDSDLAPAVAQLLQQGTPSSGATRGIVCQGGASPISKWRHTLSVPPECAVISVESSVSPQGTGIEMEGGRQTVRCSNSHTSSPVSPGQKPQFEGSPLEHSWQERDSGMEPHARPERAGEEMALALFSLLEHHRSALELSPGLDAPAGAAELLRLLLVEREELVEEVRNLKDTLRTERAEWLQFQCDLQVAVSVADRLRVEAEETLGTLRESHGNVAGQLDEAQCRQRDTDRELESLRAEHREACHRLSALTMEHQQTRAELDTRRHTLRESERDSLREREKDSHREIEGRDMEERPEGEDTSEDISTMEALDGKKREDSEREVEGEKRVKSEGEDVNMGEQFPKELVRGGENLLKVKGVAAAYLRNLAAGEKGCGLRDSPRIVERSRSLSRLPLPTDSLPAQKGSSQTTTSTTLPLCKKEEPAKGKRMDRILQRQDSWSSFYTKKQEEDQNADPLFRPQDGFSMLLRRHGGSRRNSLLRWCQSRTQGYKNIEITNFSSSWEDGLAFCAVYHTYLPTHIPYSSLSTGDKSENLDLAFQTGESVGIPATLTVEEMLRPGGPDWQRVLGYVENMFRHFEM comes from the exons ATGGGTAACGTCGGTGGAAAGGACGGCCATGGCCCTACAG GGTCTCATTTAGATCTGTTCCAaactcctccctcttccctctctgatTCTGACCTGGCTCCAGCCGTGGCTCAGCTGCTGCAGCAGGGGACACCGTCCTCCGGGGCCACCCGGGGCATCGTCTGCCAGGGTGGAGCCTCCCCCATTTCCAAATGGAGACACACACTGTCCGTCCCCCCAGAATGTGCCGTGATTAGTGTGGAAAGCAGTGTGTCTCCGCAGGGGACTGGGATTGAGATGGAAGGTGGAAGGCAGACAGTGCGGTGCTCTAACAGCCACACCAGCAGCCCTGTGTCTCCAGGCCAGAAGCCTCAGTTTGAGGGTAGCCCTTTGGAGCATAGCTGGCAGGAGCGGGACAGTGGGATGGAGCCCCATGCAAGGCCAGAGCGAGCTGGGGAGGAGATGGCCCTGGCACTGTTTAGCCTTTTGGAACATCACAGGTCTGCACTGGAGCTCAGTCCGGGCCTGGACGCACCAGCAGGAGCAGCCG agCTGCTGAGGCTGTtgctggtggagagagaggagctggtcGAGGAGGTGCGCAATTTGAAGGACACACTGAGG acTGAGCGAGCTGAGTGGCTCCAGTTCCAGTGTGATCTACAGGTGGCAGTGTCTGTGGCTGACCGGCTGCGCGTGGAAGCGGAAGAGACTCTAGGCACGCTCAGAGAGAGTCATGGGAATGTGGCGGGCCAGCTGGACGAGGCCCAGTGCAGACAGCGGGACACGGACAGGGAGCTGGAGAGCCTGAGAGCTGAACACAGAGAGGCCTGTCACAGATTGTCTGCTCTCACCATGGAGCACCAACAGACTAGGGCTGAGCtggacacacggagacacacgctcagggagagcgagagggactcactgagggaaagagagaaggactcacacagagagatagagggaagagacatggaggagaggccGGAGGGAGAAGACACTAGTGAAGACATAAGCACGATGGAGGCACTGGATGGGAAGAAAAGAGAGGATTCAGAAAGAGAAGTGGAAGGAGAGAAAAGGGtgaagagtgagggagaggatgtTAACATGGGAGAGCAGTTTCCAAAGGAGCTTGTTAGAGGAGGGGAGAACTTGCTCAAAGTGAAGGGGGTGGCGGCGGCATACCTACGGAATTTGGCAGCTGGGGAGAAGGGGTGTGGCTTGAGAGATTCGCCGAGGATTGTGGAGCGTTCCAG GAGCCTCTCTCGACTTCCCCTGCCCACTGACTCTCTCCCTGCACAGAAAGGTAGCTCCCAGACCACTACCAGTACAACACTGCCTCTCTGCAAG AAAGAAGAGCCAGCCAAAGGGAAAAGGATGGACCGCATACTGCAACGACAGGACAGCTGGTCCAGCTTCTATACAA AAAAACAGGAGGAGGACCAGAACGCAGACCCATTGTTCAG ACCTCAGGATGGTTTCAGCATGCTGCTGCGACGTCATGGAGGCTCCAGGCGGAACTCACTCCTGCGTTGGTGTCAAAGCCGCACCCAGGGCTATAAG aatATTGAGATCACCAACTTCAGTAGCAGTTGGGAGGATGGTCTGGCTTTCTGTGCTGTGTACCACACCTATCTGCCCACACACATCCCCTACAGTAGTCTCAGCACAGGAGACAAG AGCGAGAAC